The sequence ATATCGATGCCAATTGCACGACCCGCGACGAGATATTGTCGCTCCTTGAGATGCTTTGCCAGTTGCCATGTTCCGCCTTGACCCGGGACTGAAGGTGCATGTGCACCGGGATGCGGTCGATGGTCGCAAGAGCATTAACGGACTGGCGGCCATCGTCGAGCAGGCGCTAGGACTCGATCCGTTTGCCCGGGCCGTGTATGTCTTTTGTAACCGGCGGCGCGACCGTATCAAACTCTTGCTCTGGGATCGCAACGGATTCTGGTTAATGTTCAAGCGGCTTGAGGCAGACCGCTTCGCCTGGCCGCGTGAAGCCGCGCTGCTGGAACTGA is a genomic window of Glaciimonas sp. CA11.2 containing:
- the tnpB gene encoding IS66 family insertion sequence element accessory protein TnpB (TnpB, as the term is used for proteins encoded by IS66 family insertion elements, is considered an accessory protein, since TnpC, encoded by a neighboring gene, is a DDE family transposase.), whose protein sequence is MFRLDPGLKVHVHRDAVDGRKSINGLAAIVEQALGLDPFARAVYVFCNRRRDRIKLLLWDRNGFWLMFKRLEADRFAWPREAALLELSVEQLHWLLDGIDLSAMHKHPLRSYARAS